From the Halobacterium zhouii genome, the window CTTCCTGCGTGAAGTCGAAAAACGCTTCGTCGTCCGGCAGTTCGACGTCCAGGACGTCGAGGCTCCGGGGCTCCCCCTCGTGGTCGAACGCCCGCCAGCGGTCCGGGCCGTAGGGCGCGCCGAGGATGACGTGGACCTCGCCCTTCCCGAACATCGCGCGGTCGGCGTCAGACGGTGCGAGCACCCCGTTCGGGTGCGAGTGAATGCTTCCGACCGTGCGCATGTCGTTCGGGACCTGACTCGACCCGAACGTCGCGCTCACCGGGTTCGTCTCCGTGCCGGGAACCACCAGCACGTCCGTGATGACGTACCCCCTCTCGGCGACGCCGAGGTCGGACGCTGGCGTCGCTCGCAGCAGTCCGAGGTACTCGTTCGGGTGGGTGTCCTCTGCGGCCTCCGTGGCGAACTCGAGCGCCTCGGCGGCGATGCCGAGCACCGAGGGTTTCCCACCGAACACCATACGACGTGCATCGTCGTTCGCGTGTGTTGAGGCTTCCGGAACGCCGTCCACTCGGACTCTTTCGGCGCTGTCCACTCGGTCTTTTCCGGACGCCATCTACTTGGACTCCGGCACGTCGCCCACCCGGTTCCGGGACGCTACCCGTGCGCGCCTGTAAAGAGTTAAAAACGCCGAAGCCAAATTTCAGTGCAAGATGACTGCTACTGACGCTGCCGACGGGACCGAGGACCGGCCCGTCGTCGTTCGTCTCCACTCTGCCTGCACCGCGCAGGACGTTTCCGCCGGCGAACACTACCACGCGACCGTGAACGGCGTCGTCGAGTACGGGGTCTTCGTCGACGTCTCCGAGAACGTCTCCGGGCTCGTCCACGAGTCCACGTTCGACGGCGACCGTGACCTCGAAGTCGACGACGACGTCGTCGTCCACCTCACCGAGATCCGGGAGAACGGCGACCTGAGTTTCGAACTCGCAGAACCCGAGGAGTACGAGACCGAGGAGCGCGCCCACGACTACGAGCGGGTCGCCGCCGGCACCGTCGACGAACGCGTCGGCGACACCGTCCACGTCGAGGGCGAAGTCGTACAAATCAAGCAGACAAGCGGCCCCACAATCTTCCAGGTGCGCGACGAGACCATCGCCGTCCCCTGTACTGCCTTCGAGGAGGCCGGCGTTCGCGCCTACCCCGAAGTCGAGATCGGCGACGTAGTCCACGTCGAGGGTGAGGTCGAAGAGCGCGACGGAACCTACCAGGTCGAAGTGTCGACGCTCGACGTCCTGGACGGCGAGGCCGCCGCTACCGTCTCCGACCGCCTCGATGCTGCGCTCGCGGAGCGCTCGGAGCCAATCGACGTCGACCCGCTCGTCGACTGGCCGGCGCTCGCAGAGATGATGCCGGGTCTCGAATCGGTCGCCCGGGAACTCCGTCGCGCCGTCCTCGAGGGACGCCCGATCCGAATGCGCCACCACGCCGACGGCGACGGCATGTGCGCGAGTGTGCCGGTCCAGTACGCCCTCGAGAAGTTCATCGAGGACGCCCACCAGGACGTCGACGCGCCCCGGCACCTGCTCCGGCGCCTCCCCTCGAAGGCACCGTACTACGAGATGGAGGACGCCACGCGCGACCTCAACTTCGCGCTCGAGGACGAGGCCCGCCACGGACAGAAACTCCCGCTCGTCCTGATGTTGGACAACGGCAGCACGGAGGAGGACACGCCTGCCTACGAGACGCTCGACCACTACGACATCCCCATCGTGGTCGTCGACCACCACCACCCCGACCCCGAGGCGGTCGAGCCGTTCGTCGACGAACACGTCAACCCCTACCTCCACGGCGAGGACTACCGCATCACCACGGGGATGCTCTGTGTCGAACTCGCCCGGATGATCTACCCGGGACTCACCGAGGAACTCGAACACGTTCCCGCCGTCGCTGGCCTCTCGGACCGCTCGAAGGCCGACGAGATGGAGGACTACCTCGACCTCGCCCGCGACGCTGGCTACGACGAGTCGTTCCTCCAGGAGATCAGCGAAGCTCTCGACTACGAGGCGTACATGCTCCGCTACGACCCCGGGACGCACCTGATCAACGACGTGTTGAACGTCGACGGCGACGGGGACCGCCACCGAAACCTCGTGCCGTTCCTGGCCGACCGTGCGGAAGCCGACGTCGAGGAGCAACTCGACGCCGCGATGCCCCACGTCGAACACGAGCGCGTCGCGAACGGTGCGAACCTCTACCGCATCGACGTGGAGAACCACGCCCACCGATTCACGTACCCGGCGCCCGGCAAGACGACCGGCGAGATCCACGACCGCAAAGTCGAGGAGACCGGCGAACCCGTCATCACCATCGGCTACGGCCCGGACTTCGCGGTGCTGCGTTCCGACGGCGTGCGCCTCGACATCCCGACGATGGTCGAGGACCTGAACGAGGAACTGCCCGGCGCCGGCGTCTCCGGCGGCGGCCACCTCGTCGTCGGTTCCATCCGCTTCGTCCCGGGGATGCGCGAGGAGGTCCTCGACGCGCTCATCGAGAAGATGGCGGACGCGGAACTCGACGAAGAACTTCACAGCGCACCCAAGCGGTAGTTCCGGTTGTGGCTCAACGCTGGGTCCCCCCAGCGTCCGTACCGCGGAACTCGATTCTCGACGCACAGACGCCGGCAGTAACGACGACCGAAGCCACCACGCCGCTCAGTCCGATCGGGAGTCGCCACGCACCGCCGCGCCAGTCCGCGCGGAACGCCCGCTCGTAGTAGGTGGCGACCCGCTTGTCCTCGACCAGGACGACGACCTCGCGGTTCTCCGTCGCGGCGTGCTCGTTCCAGTTGAGGCTCCCGACGAGCGCGCGTTCGCCGTCGACGACGGCGCCCTTGACGTGGATTTTCTCGAAGCGCGAGCGCGGGTCGACGAGGGCCGCCCGCAGGTCGAGGTTCTCCTCAGCGGCGACCCGGTTGAGGCGCTGGGTCGTGTTCCGGTTCGACGCTTCGGTGTACCACGTCCCCGAGAGCAGCACGCGAACGCGGACGCCGCGTCGCGCCGCGTCGATGGTCCAGTTCACGAACGCGCTGTGCTCGTCCATGCTCACTTGCTCGACGAGCAGCGACTCGTCCGCGGACGCGACGAGTTTCCGGACGCCGCGCCGTGCGTTGTCAGGCGCGAGCAGCACGCGGACGCGCTCGGCGTTCGCGTGCACGGGCGGGAACCGCATCGGATACGTCTCGGTCGCTGGGTCCGACCCGACGAGCGTGACGTCCGGGCGGACCTCGCGCCACGACTCCGCGTCCGCCCAGCCAGTGTCCGCGCGGAACACGCGCGCGAGGTGGTCGGCGACGCGGCCGTCACGGACGGTCACGCCCCAGCCGCGGTTCGCGTGCCCGCCAGTCCCTGACGGCTTCCAGTTCTCGGAGAGCACCACGACGCGGTCGTCCGCGACGGCGTACTTCGGATGGTGGAAACTGTAGCGGGCGCGTTCGCCGTCGATGACGCGCACGTCGACGCCGGCGTCCGCGAGCGACGTGAGGCGTGCGGCCTCGGGTGCCGGGACGCCGCCAGCGACGCCGCCTTCCACGAGCACGCGCACGTCGACGCCGCGGCGGGCAGCCCGCACGAGCGCTCGCGTGACGCGTTCTGACGTGAGCGTGTACCCTGCGAGGTAGAGTCGCGTCTCTGCCCCGCGAACGGCAGCCAGCGGCCGCCCAGGGTCGTCTGGGAGCGTGAACGCCGATACGCTGACGTTCTCGGCGGTGAACGGTGGGAAGTCGGTCGCGCCGAGCGGCGTCCACGACTCGTTCGTCCACCGTTCGGCGGTCGGCGCGCTCGTGTACGTGACGTTCGCGACGGTTCGGCCGTCAGCCCGGAGCGCCACCCACTCGCCGGCGTTCGAGAGCGACAGCGACCCCTGGAGACCGACCACGCGTCTGTCGGTACGGTTGCGCGCGGTCACCGGGTCCGTCGAAAGAGCGACCGTTCCCGAGAGCGTTCGATTCGGAAGGGATGCGGCGGACTCTCCGTCGTCGAGCGCCCACCCCGTCGTGTTCGTCGGCTCCGAGAACTGGACGGTGACGAACTCCCCGACATCGCCGTCGGTCGCTGGATTGGGCGCGACGCCGACGATGGAGGTGGACGCGAGGAGCGCGACGAGCGCGAGACGGACCAGCACGCACCGGGTTGGTCCCGCTCTCGTATTTGAACTTTCGGCTCAGTACACTGCCAAGCGAATCGAGAGTGTAGGAGAGAACAGACTGCGACTGTGGCTGCGTCGGTCGTTACGCTGTGGCTTCCGCGGTATCGTCGTCGAGTGCGTCGACGGCCTTCTCAGCCTCCTGCTGGATGATGTACGAGCGCGCGTCGGCGTACTCGGCGGCGGCCTCGAGGGCACGCTCCGTGCCGATCTGGACGAGCGCCCACGCGGCCGACGTGCGCACCGTCTCCGAGTCGTCGTCAGCGAGCACGTCCGCGAGCGGGTCGATGGCGCGCGCGTCACCGATGAGGCCGAGCGAGCGCGCGGCCTGACTGCGCACGCCGTCGTTCTCCGCGACCAGTTGGTCCGCGACGGCCTGGGTGGTGTCCTCGCTACCGATCTCGCCGAGCGCCTTGATGGCGGTCTTCTGGAGCGAGGGGTTGCTGTCCGAGTCCACGTAGTCCTCGACGTGCTCGACACCGTCCTCGCTGCCGGTCTTCCCGACGATCTCGATGGCCATCTCGTCGCGGCGCGCGGCGCGCTGGCCGACCTCCTCCAGGGCCTCCTCGCTGCCGATGCGGCGGAGCGCCTCGAGGCAGTGGCGCTCCATGAACTCCGTGCCGCCCATGAGGTCGAGCACCAGGAGGATCATCTCGATGTTCTCGCGCTGCTCCCACTCCTTGAGCGCGGTCCACTCCGGCGGGAAGTCCTTGTGCTTCTGGTTGATGACGTCGTAGTACCCCTCCGCTTCGAGTTTCTGTCGGACGGAGAGGTCGTCCCAGCCCTGGGCGTCCTCGACGTCGGTGGTGAACTCGTCCGTCGCCTCGACCAGCGCCTCGACGGTGTCGGCGTCCTCGTCCGGGTCGAGGTTCGCGCTCTGGATGGCGTCGACGGCCGCGTCGAGGTCGTCTGCGAGCGCGTCCGTGTCTGGCTCATCCCCGCCCCCGAGCGACTCGTCGAGAATCTCGCTCACGTCGTCGAGGTACGCGCTCACCGCGTCCTGCAGGTCGCGTTCGCCCTGCTCGGTCCAGCGCGTATCCCGCATCGTGGATTGGGCGTCCTCGACGTCCGCAACGACGTCCTCGGCGTACGGCCCGCGCTGGGCTTCGAGGTCGTCGCGGAGGTCCGAGAGGCGGGACTCGAGTGTCTCCTGAGGGTCGTCCTCGTCGTCGTCCTCGGCCTCCGGGAGGTCGGCGGCCTCGATGTCGCTCTCGACGTCGTCGAGTTGGGCCTCTACGTCGTCGAGGTCGCTCTCGGTCTCGGCGCTCTCGAGGTCGGCTTCGGCGTCGTCGAGTCGGGCCGAAAGCGTCTCCTCGTCGAGTTTCTTCGCCGGCACGTCCGCCGATTCGGTGGCCGATTCCTCGGCTGTCTCATCGGGTTCCTCGTCCCCGTCGCTCATACGAGATTGTTCCGCCAGCGCGCCTATGAGCGTTTCCCTTCGGTCCGCCAGTAGAACTGCGGCGCGAGTGCGAGGTACGCGACCGCCCACGCCAGCAACGCGCGTGGGAAGACCCGGGAGAACACCACGGGGACGAGCACCGCGCCCGCCTGCACTGTACCCATCGCCAGCGCGTCCCTCGGGTAGAGGTCAGGGTACGTCACGGTTGAGACCATTAGCAGGCAGAGCACGGCCGCCGACGCGACGACGACCGTCGGGCCCGTGACGCCCGCGAGAACGCCTGCGGCAAGTAGCGTCGCGGCGAGCGTGGTCGGGACGCCCTCGGTGTGATCGTTCCCGGTGTCGTAGGCGGTGTACATCCCGAGGCGCACCACGCCCGCGGCGACGAACAGCGCGCCGACGCCCACGGCGACCGTCGAACGGACGCCGTCGTACCCCCACTCGTTCGTCGCTAGCGTCACGACGACGAACGCTGGCGCGACGCTGAACGACGCGACGTCGGCCAGCGAGTCCAGGTGCTCGCCCGCCGCCGTGCCGCCGTATCGGCGCGCGAGCAGGCCGTCGAGTCCGTCCGCGATGGCCGCCAGCAGAACCAGTCGCGCGGCCAGTTCGGGGTCGACCGTCGCCGCGACCACCGCCACGAATCCAACCCCCGCGTTCGCCGCTGTGACGGCGTCCGCGATGCCAAGGCGTCCGGCGAATCGGGGGCGCATATCCGCACATGACTGCAGGCGTCCTTACGTGTTTACATCCCGGACTCGGCGCACCGCGACGGTGTCGCTACTGGTCGACTGTCGCTCGTCCACTGTACCGACTGTCGCTCGTTCGCCGCGCCGACCCTCCTCTGAGCGAACATTCGACCGCCGTACCAAGCCGCCTAAATGGACGCCGTTCGGAGACTCACGCATGCACCGCCGGACGTTCCTCGCCACAGGGTCCGCGACCGCGCTCGCAGCGGTCGCCGGCTGCATCGGGCCGTCGTTCGCGGAATCGGAGTACGACATCGGGATGCAGTCCAACGCCTTCCTGCCCGACGACCCCGTAGCGGGTGCCGACCGCCCGACGTTCGAAGCCGCCGTGGGGGACACCGTCATCTGGGCGAACACGGGTTCACGGAACCACACCGTCACTGCCTACGGAAGTGGTATTCCAGACGACGCGGCGTACTTCGCGTCAGGCGGTTTCGACTCCGAGCAGGCCGCCCGCGACGCGTGGAGCGAACACATCGCCGACGCTGGCAACGTCAGCCCCGGCGAGACGTACGAACACACCTTCGAGGTGCCGGGCGACTACCACTACTTCTGCATCCCCCACGAGTCGGCGGGGATGATCGGGAAGGTCGTCGTCACCGAGTGACGCCGCCTCCGCCGCTCCGATAGCCGTCGTTCCGATACCCGTCGCCTCGATAGCCGTCGTTCCGATACCCGTCGCCTCGATAGCCGTCGTTCCGATACCCGTCGCCTCGATAGCCGTCGTTCCGATACCCGTCGCTCCGATAGCAGTCGCTCCGGTACGGTGGTTCTGACTACAAGCGCGAGAAAATGGGTTCGTCGAAGAGGTTACTCTTCGTCGTCCTCGACGTCCACGGAGGTCTCCTCCTCTTCGTGGACCTCCTCGGGGTGTGCCTCGAGGGTCGTCTTCTGGACCTCGACGCGGCGGACCGGGTAGATTGTCTTGGCCTCGCTGTAGATCGCCGACGAGAGACGGCCCTCGACGATGGAGTCGATGAGGCCCTCGAACGTGCGGTCCTCTGCGGCCTCCTCCACGAGGTCGATCATCGTGCGGCGGATGGCCTTCTGCTGGCTCTGGTCGGCCTGCTGGGTCGTGTACGCGACCGGCTGTACCTTCACGCGGTAGTCGTCCGTCGTGAGGAGCACAATGGTCGCGGAGATCTTCGAGGACCCGCGGCGCACCAGACTGCGCTTGTAATCCCGGGTGAGTTCGGCCTTCTGGAACTCCGTGTGCGCGGAGTCACCGCCGACGTCGTTCACCTGGAATTTGAGTTTGACGTTGTTCTCGCCGCCCTCCGTGAGGTCGCCGAGCGTCGTCTCGATGGTTCGGTTGTACACCTGTTCGGGTTCGTCAGCGGGGGTTTCACCGAGCTCCTGCCGGTCGAACTGCTCCGGCGCGAGCACCGTGTACCACCGCTTCTCCTGGTTCTGCTTGGATACTGAACGTTCGCTCATGGTTCGTGTGTCGTGTGTCGGTTGGCGTGCTGTGCAACTTCGACTGCCACCGTGAGGTTCACCACGTAGTCGTCGACGGTCGAGTGCAGGCCGCTCGTGTCCTCGCGCTCGATGCGCGTAACGACTGAGCCGGTCTCCACTCGCGTCTCCATCTCGGACGTGTTGTCCGGACGAACCGCCGCGGCGACGAGTTCGGGATTCTCCACGTCCGTGCGGACGGTCGCTGTGCGCGTCATAGCGCCTCCCGGACGCCCGATACGAGCGCGTCCTCGTCGTCGTATTCGGTGACGGCGAGCGTTCGCGTGCCCGCGCCACCCGGCGATTCATCGGCGCTCCCGAGTACGTCTCGCGCGTTCGCGTCCGTCGTCGCGAGTGCGGCAATTCGGTCCCCGACGACGAGCGCCGCCGACTCCGGCGATCGGTAGTCACGTAGGAGGCGCGCGACGGTCGGCTGTGCGTCCTCGACGCGCGCGGTGACCACGCCCCGGTGCCGGGACAGGTCTGCCGAGCGAACTGCTCGATGGGCCGCCACCGCGTGGTCGCGCCACGCGTCGAGGGCCGCCGAGCGACCGAGGTTGCCGAGCGCGAACGCCGTTCCGAGACCCGGGGCGTCCCAGGCCAGCGCGGCGAGCACGTCGGCGTACCCCTCGGCCGTCTCGAACGGGCCGTCGGAAGTGACGTGCGGGCGAAGGACGGCCGACACCGCGTCGGCCGCGTGCTCGGTCGCCTTCCCCGGCGTTCCGGCCGTCGCGTCGTCGACAGCGTCGAGCGCGACGGCGGACGCGAGTCGGCGGCGCGCCGACTCGTCGAGTTCCGCCGGCAGGTCGAGTTCGGCGAGCGTCGCGCCCGCCGCCTGCTCGTCCCCCGAGAACGACGCGACCACGCGCGTCGAGTGCGCGAGCCCCGTCGCGAGGTCCGCGGTCGGGATTCCGACGCCGGGACGGCGCTCCACGTTCGCCGCGTCGCGCACCGCACTCGACGGCTCGACGCCGTCGGCAAGCGCGCCAGCGAACGCGAGCACCGGGTCCGGCGACCCGCCGAGTTCGCGGGCCGTCTCGAACGCCGTGTTCGGCGCGTCCGAGCCGAGCACCGCGTCGGCGTCGAACGCGCCGTCTGTGGACTTCGTGGTGGACGCCTCGAATCCGATCGCAACGTGGGTCGCATCCGGTCCGTCCGACGCTGGCGTCCGGGAGACGCGCACCTGGTAGGGTACGTCGCGCTCCGCGCACGCCGTCGCGAGCATCGCGGCGGCCGCGAGGCTCCCGCCGGTCGGCGCCGCCGTCACGCGAACGAACGTCGCGCTCGACAGCACCGACGCGGCATCGGCGTCGGTCGGTTCGGCAGTGCGGCCCGTCGTCGCCATCTATTCGAGTCGTTCGGCCGCGTCCTCGTAGGAGTACTCGAACTCCGAATCGATCTTGTCGCCGCGGTAGTACTCCGCGAGGCGACGGATCTTCGACTCGGTGTTCTGAAGCGCGCGACGGTTCTGGTGGTCCTGGCCGTTGTCCTCCATGTGCTCGTTCAGGCGGACAGCCTTCTCCATGAGGTTGCGGAGGTCCTCGGGCAGGTCACCGTCTGCGTCGTTCTCCTCCAGGATCTCGGTGACCTTCTTCCCGGTCGCGAGTTTGACGTCGGGAACTGCCGTGCCCTGAACGCCCTCGTCGCGCAGTTTCAGACCGATCTGTGCGGGGTCGTACCCCTCCTCGGCCAGTTCCACGACGCGGTCCTCGATGGCGTCCGCGTCGACGTCGCTCCACTCCGGTGGTTCGTCTGCCGTCGGGCGGTCCGAACCGGACGACCCGCGACGGCGTGTGTGCATTCGTGCCATTGTTCGGATTGGAACTACACGAAACGCTGTACGGCGCTCTCGCGCCGCGACACTACCGCAGTCCCAAGCCACGCCAGCCCGATTCGAAGCGAACCAGGCGAGTCGCGCGGCACGTCAGATCTGCGGCCGTGTGGCTCCCTACGGCCAGCAAGTCGCGCCGGCACGTAAAGGGTTTCCATCTGCGTCGCGCTCTCAATCGCGGGGTTTATCATTCACCCACGGGTACGAACGGATGCAGACGAGGGCTCGTAGATCAGTGGTAGATCATCCCCCTGGCACGGGGAAGGCCTCGGGTTCAAATCCCGACGAGTCCATTTCCTTTCGCTCACTTCGTTCGCTCCAGTCAATGGACTCGTCGACCTTCGCGAACGCTCCGCGTTCGCTCAGTCCCGACGAGTCTAGGGCATTCATGAGTAAGGGGTGTGGCTAAGGCCACCAAAATTCAAAACACTCCGCACCGCTGTCCGCCAGAACAGCGGACACACCGGGTACAAGCTACGGAGGTTCGATGCTGTCCCTCGGGGTAAAGCGCTAGAAAAATGCCGCGTTTCCGAGAAGATACGCCCCAGCAAGGGCCTGCGCCATAGAGAGAAAAAGAACACCCTGGCCAAGACCTTTAGCCGAAAAGTCTGGACTTGTCCATATTACACTAAAATTTCCGTCTCGAAGAGCTGCCTCACCTGACTCGTCCATTTTCGCGTTCTGTCCGACCATATAGTATTGGATAGAAATGGGGCGTTGGATGTTTAGATCGTGGTTTATCCCCTCGTTACTGATATTCTCGATTGCTCTCTCTGCTCTTGTTCGAAGCACTCCAGCTGATTGCCGTTCAACGTAGTGGGTTAGTATTGCAAATCCGAGGACAAACGACGCTATCCCCCAAGTAGGCATATTAGGCCTAATTTGAGTGGGTCGTCGAGAACGTTGATTGCTGCACCACCAAATACTGGGGGAAAAATAACAAATAGATAGTATGAGTTATGGAGGAGTTGGTGTCGAGTTCGGTATTCTTCACCCGCCTGTTCATACTCTGTTAAAATCAGACTAAGTTGGTCTTCATCTGTCATCGCTTCTGTGGATACATACTGTCCACTTTAACCTATTTGCAGAGCCCGGTTTGACCTGAGTTTACAACCATCGCACGAGGTTACGCACGCCGAGAATCCATTCCTGAATATGCACACGAGACGCGCTCGGTCGCGCACACATCTCGCGTCACCGATGACGACGCTCATCGTCGTTTCGCGGTCGCCGAAACCGAGGCGACTACGAGTAATGTCGTGCTCAGACGACCTGTCCTCCGGCTAAGTAGAGCAGTTCGAAGAGCAGCCTGACGGCTGTCAGCCTGACTAAGATTTTTCTACCCCGGAGTTGCAGCTATCGTCATGGCCCAGCAGCGAGTCCGAGTTCTCGGTGCAATCGTGGGCCGGTACGGAGTTCTCTATCCCGGCCTTGCAGTAGCGGGGGCGTACGCCGTGAGTACGCAGGTCGGGGCCACGTTCGGCACGGTGCTGTTCTACGTGTTCGCAGGGGCCGCCATCCTCACTGGATTCGGGGCGGCCAGTAGCGGCCCCTCGATGGTTGCGGACTCCGTTGGCGATGTCGCCGCCCTCATGGACGACCCGTCGGTCTCAGACCCAGATTTCCGGGCTGACCGCGTGGAGCGGTGGGGGAACACGGCTCTGGTCAAACTGGTGTTGTTCACTCTCGGTCTCATGGTGGCACTGACTGGCCTGACGGTTGGGAACCTATAGAGAGCACTGTTCAGATACGGTTTTTGTCGCACTGTCTGGCGATCTGCACGGAGGAACAGCGGCCAGTCGATCTGCACGTCGCAACCTGGCATTCCATTCCAACGGCAAATGAAGAACTCGCGCTAGCAACCGCTGTCAGAGAACTGCAGAAATGGGAATCTTAGCCCGTTGCGGCCCGAGATGGTCGCCGCCACCGTGCCCTCGAACCGTCGGCAGTCGGGACGCTTGATGCCGCCCATGTGTGAGCACCTGCACGCCTCTCCCGCGAATCCAGTACACCGCGAACACGTAGTACCCGCCTTCTCGCTGTAGCTTCTCGTGGTACTGGCGGTAGATTTTGAACGTCCCTGGCTGGCCGTCGGCGCATCCGTGCACCGCCATCTCGTACTCGTGAGGCGTCGCTCACTTCAGGGCTGTTCCGCCGACTGATTGACCCACACGGTCAGCGTGTCGAAGTACGGCGCGACTTTCACGATGATGTTCTCGATGTCCGGCGCGGTTTCGGTGCCGACGCTCACCGTCGCCTGATTCTGCTGTTGGTTCGTGTAGAAGTTGTCGACGCCGAGCGTGGCGGTGACGCGGTACTGCTTCCGGTCGCCGGTAAACACCTCTTCCCACTCCTTCTCTTTGCCCGGTTCGATTTCCGCCGTTTTCTCGAAAATCAGTTCGCTGCCGCCCAGCGGACTCGCTTTCACCGTCACCGTATGCGTCTGGTCCATCTCGTTCAGGAGCAAAATTCCGTAGGAGTCGTTCCCGGCATCCGGATCGCTCGAACCACCGCCGAGAAGGCCGCTGCAGCCCGCGAGCGCCGTCGTCGCGAGAACGCTACCGCTCTGGAGGACGTTCCGCCGCGTTGGATTCGGCACCATCGTTGCACTCTTGTTCGAGAACTATAACTTAGTTCTTTGGCGTGAAGATAGAACGAGCGCAAGCGGGCGTCGGGCGCTGAGCGCGGGAGACCGTGTGTGTCACTTCCGCTCTTCGAGACACCAGTGACAGAAGTCGACGCCGTCGATGGTCTCTCGCGTGCACGCGTCGCAGACGCGGTTCGACCGGTCGGCGAGCGAGGCAACGGTGTCGACAGTTGCGGCGAGTCGGAGCGCGAGCGCGACGCCGGCGAGCGCCACGACGACCTGGAGTTCGGAGACGGGAGCGGGGAGCATCGCGAGCACGCCGGCCCGGAACCCCCAGCCGGGAAGCACGAAGGCCGTCGTGAGGACGCCGACGGGGAGCCAGAGGCAGACGCGGCGCCACGCACCGAGGAAGACGTGTCCGAGTCCGGGCGTGAGAAGGGAGAGCGTGGCGACGAGTCTTCGTGGGTGCGGTTCGTCGGGCATCGGCGGTGACTCGCGTGGGACCAGTAGTGAACATTTCGCTCCTGGGTGGGAGTGGCCAGCAGCCGGTAACGTCGCGTCACCACCACCATCAACCAGCAATATTCGCCAGGATAATCTCTCCGGCCGGGAAAATTATCAAACGAACAGAACGTATTTCACGGCCAACCGCAATGTACAATCATGGACGATTCGCGCATCGAGACGCTCGCGGTCGGGCACGGCGAGGACCCCGGGGAAACACACCGCGGCGACGTGGTTTCGCCGATCCACCTCGCGTCGACGTTCGCGCTCCCCGAACTCGACGCCGACCTCAGTCTCGAGGACGTCGACCCTGCAGACGGCCAGTTTCTCTACTCCCGACTCAACAATCCGACACGACACGCGCTCGAACAGCGACTCGCCGCGCTCGAGGGCGGCGACCACGGGTTCGCGTTCGCGTCCGGCACCTCCGCCATCGCTACGGCGGCGATGGCCTGCGTCGAACCCGGCGACCACGTCGTCGCGTTCGACGACCTCTACGCCGGCACTCGACGGATGTTCGAGACGCTCCTGCGCGACCGCTTCGACGTCGACGTCTCGTTCGTGGACGCCACCGACCCCGAGAACGTCGCGGACGCGCTCCGCCCGGAGACCACGCTCGTCTGGATGGAGACGCCGACGAATCCGCT encodes:
- a CDS encoding 30S ribosomal protein S3ae gives rise to the protein MSERSVSKQNQEKRWYTVLAPEQFDRQELGETPADEPEQVYNRTIETTLGDLTEGGENNVKLKFQVNDVGGDSAHTEFQKAELTRDYKRSLVRRGSSKISATIVLLTTDDYRVKVQPVAYTTQQADQSQQKAIRRTMIDLVEEAAEDRTFEGLIDSIVEGRLSSAIYSEAKTIYPVRRVEVQKTTLEAHPEEVHEEEETSVDVEDDEE
- a CDS encoding KEOPS complex subunit Pcc1, translating into MTRTATVRTDVENPELVAAAVRPDNTSEMETRVETGSVVTRIEREDTSGLHSTVDDYVVNLTVAVEVAQHANRHTTHEP
- a CDS encoding 30S ribosomal protein S15 translates to MARMHTRRRGSSGSDRPTADEPPEWSDVDADAIEDRVVELAEEGYDPAQIGLKLRDEGVQGTAVPDVKLATGKKVTEILEENDADGDLPEDLRNLMEKAVRLNEHMEDNGQDHQNRRALQNTESKIRRLAEYYRGDKIDSEFEYSYEDAAERLE